The Mustelus asterias unplaced genomic scaffold, sMusAst1.hap1.1 HAP1_SCAFFOLD_2226, whole genome shotgun sequence genome includes the window CTCGGTTTGAGCTGGCTATGATTAGCCTGGAGATGGTGCTGGGAATGGTACCACACCCCTGGGACAGCAGaaggaatgaattgaattgattcACATGATTGGTAATGGGGCCGGACGGGCACGCTGAGGGATGAGATcttattttaaatctgagattgaaagATTTTTGTTATCCAGAGTTATTAAGGAATATGAGGCAAAGGATCAGCCATTGTTTCTTTGAAAGGCACACCAGCTCCAgctgtgcggcacttcctcaacactgaccctccgacagtgcggcactccctcagtactgaccctccgacagtgcggcactccctcagtactgaccctccgacagtgcggcactccctcagtactgaccctctgacagtgcggcactccctcagtactgaccctccgacagtgcggcactccctcagtactgaccctccgacagtgcggcactccctcagtactgaccctccgacagtgcggcactccctcagtactgaccctccgacagtgcggcactccctcagcactgaccctctgacagtgcagcactccctcagcacagaccctctgacagtgcagcactccctcaataccgaGCCTCTGGCAGcgcggcaatccctcagcactcaccctctgacagtgcagcactccctcagtactgaccctctgacagtgcggcactccctcagcactcaccctctgacagtgcggcactccctcagtactgaccctctgacagtgcggcactccctcagcactgacagtgtggcactccctcagtactgaccctctgacagtgcggcactctctcagtactgaccctctgacagtgcggcactctctcagtactgaccctccgacagtgcggcactccctcagtactgaccctctgacagtgcggcactccctcagtactgaccctctgacagtgcggcactccctcagtactgaccctctgacagtgcggcactccctcagtactgaccctctgacagtgtggcactccctcagtactgaccctctgacagtgcggcactctctcagcactgaccctctgacagtgcggcactccctcagtactgaccctctgacaatgcggcactccctcagtactgaccctctgacaatgcggcactccctcagtactgaccctctgacagtgcggcattcccacagtactgaccctctgacagtgcagcagtccttcagcactgactctctgacagtgcagcactccctcagtactgaccctttgacagtgtggcactccctcaataccgaccctctgacagtgcggcactccctcagtactgaccctctgacaatgcggcactccctcatttctgaccctctgacagtgcggcactccctcagtactgaccctcttacagtgcggcactccctcagtactgaccctctgacaatgcggcactccctcatttctgaccctctgacagtgcggcactcccacagtactgaccctctgacagtgcagcactccctcagtactgaccctctgacagtgcagcactccctcagtactgaccctctgacagtgcagcactccctcagtactgaccctctgacagtgcagcactccctcagtactgaccctctgacagtgcagcactccctcagcactgactctctgatagtgcagcactccctcagtactgaccctctgacagtgcggcactccctcagtattgaccctctgacagtgcagcagtccctcagcactgactctctgacagtgcagcactccctcagtactgaccctccgatagtgcagcactccctcagtactgaccctctgacagtgcagcactccctcagtactgaccctctgacagtgcagcactccctcagtactgaccctccgatagtgcagcactccctcagtactgaccctctgacagtgcggcactccctcagtattgaccctctgacagtgcagtgctccttcggtactgaccctctgacaattcaGTCCTGACCCTTCAGTAGtgtggcactcgctcagtactgaccctctgacagtgtggcactccctcagtactgaccctctgacagtgtggcactccctcagtactgtgcttGATGCGTTACTCCAGACTGAAGCCTGCGGCCTCCTGCTTGAGAGGTCAGTATGTTACTGACTGAGAGTTGAGCATATGTGTCTGGGCGATGTTGTGATGATGTAATGGGACTATCTCTGTTCACTGCTTCCTTTCTTTTTGAGCAGTTTTAATGCCTGGGCGGTTATTTTTGTCGTGACCCGACTAATGACCCTGACTCTTACTGTGCTGGTCGTGGGCTTTGGTCTGTCCCGTGTCGAGTATCAGACCTTTGATATAGAAAAGGGAATCTTCAACACCCTTCCCATTCGGTGAGTTCACGTCTCTcaatatctctccctctcttagtCTTCCATACTCTACCTCAGTCTCACTTGAACCTACCTCACCCCCAGcactccccagtgtccctctgtctcttgttttatttgtttatgggatgtcaTGGTTGCTGGCTacaccagcattaattgcccatccttgattgcccccttgagaaagtggtgagctgtctttgtGAACCGCTGTGATCCTTGAGGCATAGGCagatccatagtgctgttagggaaagagttccaggattttaacctaaTTACAGTAGTGTGTGCGCACCCATGGTGTGGGGAATGAATGCTGAAtgttgtagatggggtgccaagcaAGCGGGCTACGTTGTACTGGAGATgtgtttcttcactgttgttggagctgcactcatctgggcaagtggagagtatttcatcacactccagacttATGTTTTGTAGATGGTGAAAGATCTTTAGGAAGTCAGAAAGTGAGTTATTCTTcaaagaattcccagcctctgacctgctctggtagccacagtaagaagtttaacaacaccaggttaaagtccaacaggtttatttggtagcaaatgccattagaacctagaacatagaacagtacagcacagaacaggcccttcggcccacgatgttgtgccgagctttatctgaaaccaagatcaagctatcccactccctatcatcctggtgtgctccatgtgcctatccaataaccgcttaaatgtttctaaagtgtctgactccactatcactgcaggcagtccattccacaccccaaccactctctgcgtaaagaacctacctctgatatccgtcctgtatctcccaccacgaaccctatagttatgcccccttgtaatagctccatccacccgaggaaatagtctttgaacgttcactctatctatccccttcatcattttattagctttcggagcgctgctcctttgtcaggtggagtggagatctgctcacaaacagggcacagagacacaaactcaatttacagaatggctctggtagccacagtatgactggtccagttatgtttctggtcaattgaTAGGGTATTGATAGTGGTGGTTTCAGCTGATAATGTTtttgggagatggttagattatctcttgttggaAGTGGTCATTGCCTTGCTCTAGTCAGGCACAAATGTCATTTGCTACTTATcagtccaaacctgaatgttgtccacgtCTTGGTGCATTTGGacattgactgcttcagtatctgaggagtcgtgaatgttgCTGAATGCTGTgccatcatcagcaaacatccccacttctgaccttatgatggagggaaggtcattgatgaagcagctgaagattgttgggcctaagacactaccctgagggactcctgaatGATGCCCCAGCACTGAGTTGCTTGACCAACAATCACAAACATCTTCCGTTGTGTCAGGTATAACCCAATCAGTGGAAAgctttccccaattcccattgactccagttttgctagagctccttgatgccaaatGCTTGATatcaagggtagtcactctcacctctcctcGAGTTcaacttttttgtccatgtttgaaccaaggccgtaatgtggtcaggagctgagtggccctggcgaaacccaaactgagtgtcagtgagcaggttattgctgagtgctgcttgatagtcCCAGCCATCACTTTGATGATGAtcgagagtggactgatgggCTGGTAATTGATTAGATTAGATTAGTTCTCCATTTTGTGGACAGGATGTACTTGATCAATTTTCCACGTTGTTGGATTTCTGTGTCTCACTTGCTGCCACTCAcatcctccctccatctttccagttatGAGTAATGTGTTCGGTGACTATCCTCGAACTATGTGCTCACTTCTCCCTTTCTGGTTCCAGACTCTGTATCCTAGCAACTGTGTGTATCACCCAGGCCTGGATGATGTGGCGATTCATTAACTTCCAGCTGCGACGGTGGAGAGAGTTCCGAGCTGAGCAGGCATCTCGCAGGAAAATCACAGGAGTGATGGCAACAAGGGGGCGGGTTATACGTAGGGAACCAGGTAAGTGATGGGGCGGGTATGGGGTCAGTGTGGTGGGGTTTTGATGGGGTTTAAGGACAGTGTGAGATCACAGGTCAGATGGGTGTTAGGTTGGGGATTGAGGGTGGAATGGAGGTCAGGGTCAGTGGGAGTGTTTGGGATCAGATAGATTTTGGGGTCTTGGCTCTCAGTAACTCAATTTCTTTTTCTCTCAGGTCACCATGAGAACGGTTTGATTAAATCAGAGAATGGAGCATCACCAAGGGCTCGGAAAACCAAATCTCCTTAAACTGGACCAAGCAGGGTTGGGGAAATTGACCAATCACATCCTGCTCCTGAGAATTACCCCAGAGCCTCcagtcaattttatttttttcgtTCTCCCCTCAAATACTGCCTCTGAGCTTTGATGTTCCATCTTCCAGCAAGGTATTCAACCATAGGACCAATCTGCAATTCACAGGAAATGAGTTACCAATCACTTCCATCCGAGCTCACTGAGAGCAGCTAACCCCAGACTAGATGACGTCAGCTCACCAGTGTAGCCCAGAGATGGGGTCTTAACCTTTCTGCTCAGTTGGAGCTGGTGGGTTTAACCCGTGGCTCTTTGGGCCTGGGATTAACTCAAACTGTATTTGGACATATGTCATGTCTATACCCCAGCAGCGCACTCTAACGGCCCAGTGATTATCGCTGTGGCCCCACCCTGGGAGGAGGTTCTGGTGCTGGGAGAGGGTGTCTGAGATCATGTAATGTTCAGCTCTTTCCACAGCACCCCAAGAGCAAAGGTGATTGGTGGATAATGGCAAGGGTCATTCCCACAACCCTTACTGACCTCAGTCTAGGGGTTGCAGTCATGTAAATCATGAGCATAAGTGTAAATAAAAATGTGCATtaaatattgtgtgtgtgtgtcgatgatgTGTATCTCCGAATAATCAGACTTGTGCTTGTGAGACTCTGGGGAAGGAGAACTCAATACTGTGACCCCTGACAGCAGAGATTGGAACCCCTGGATGGGTCAGTTTTTCAGGGAGGCTGAGGGCACTgtgactgcagcaactcaaaagACTAAGACACAATCTTACTGAATGAAGGCAGTTACTATCCAACAGTCTGCAGCAAGTGTTTGAAATATTACTTTATTGGAATTGCAATTGCTCCCAGTTAGAAAGATCACTTCCTGTGTTTGACATTCACGTTTAATATTCTCAGTATGTTGACCTTAGCGTCCTGTAGTACACGCTGCAGTGTATGGGTACTGTGCTTATCAGATGCCTCCCTGGGACTGGTATCTCCCTGCTACAGTGGTGGACAGATAGCTTCCTGGGACTGCTGGACTTGAATATCTCCCTGGTACTGCGGTATCTGAATATCTCCCAGGGATTGAGGTGGGCAGATATCTCTCTTAGATTGTGATTCTGGTGGTCTGGAGTCAAGGAACTGTGTACATTCTAATGGCACCATTAAACAGTCCTCACTGCTCATCTCTACAGGAGCAGGTTCTCGGTCACTAAACGACATAGTGCTGGAGAAACAAAAAGCAAGGTTGATAGTTAGAAGGGGGTTAATTCTGGTGTTGAAGGAAGGTGCTTTGATTattggcagggtggggggagggttaacTGTGGCTGGTGGACAGGATCAATTTCGTGGGTGGGGGGGACTTTATTACAGGCAATGAAGAGGGCAATTAGCATCAAGAGGGGCACAGCCACCTAGCGATTTGGTATACAGCTAATTACTGCTCTAGAGTAATCAGTTAATACATTCCAGCCAACAGTCCTGCAGGGCAGCTCAGCCCATTCAACTACTGTGAtactttttaaagcttatttattagtgtcacaagtaggcttacattaacactgcaatgaagttactgtgaaaatcccccagtcgccacactccggcacctgttcaggtaaactgagggagaattcagcatggccaatgcacctaaccagcatatcttttggactttgggaggaaacccacgcagatgtggggagaacgtgcagagtctgcacagtgacccaagctgggaattgaacccaggttcctggcacagtgaggcagccatgttaaccactgtgccatcataatACTGGCTGCCAATGACCTGAAGCAGAGTAAAAGGTCTAACTTGGGCTTTCCAGCCACAGTGGCCTGGGGTCTGTTGATTGAACAGACTTGTATACATATGGGAATTGAATGGGATCAGGATCAAGCTCTGTCATAACTTGGCAGAGCTGATTTCCAGTTGAGATGCTGAAGGTGCTGGGGTAAATATATCAGAGCCTGCAGGAGGAAATCAAAACTGGAATGAAAGGAGCACTTACCAAGCTTTCTGCTCTATCTCCTTCAGTTGGGTTTTCAGTGACTCCTggactatttgtgtcttcctttcCTGGGCTTTCTGGCAGAATGAGTTCAGAGTCTCACTGGGGAATTCTGCAGCATTTGCTTCCAGGTATTTATAAACATACGCATCAGCATCAGTGATGATGAAACGACAGCCAAGAACTAGAGTGACAAATGTAATTCATGTGAGAGAAATTGGGCAAAGGGGAGAACACATATCGGAAATTGAActgcaacatcaggaacattatgTACATCTCTGCCTGTAATAAAGTCTCCCCCCACCTCTAGAAATTGATCCTGTTTCATCACCCACAAAACTCagttcccccccgctcccctcccccgccagcacagaaatagaccattcagcccaagcaGTTCATGCCAGTGTTTAACCGTCTCTTCCCTTCTGCCTTTCTGCCTGTTTAGCTTTCTCCTAAATGTGTctactattcacttcaaccattCCTTATGGTAGCAAGTTCCATAGTTTTATCATCTTTGGGTGGAGAAGTTTCTTCTGATTTCCAtagtggatttcttggtgactgccTTATATTGATGGTCTCTTTCATGCTCTTCCCCACATTCtctagagtggctagagtgaatgttggacccttggaagatgagaggggggatttaatagtggaaaacgaggaaatggctgagactttaaataagttctttgtgtcggtcttcacggtggaagacacaaatagtttgccgaatattagagatcgagagttggtgggaggggaggtccttaatacaattactgttactaaggaggtggtgcttggtagacgaataggactgaaggtagacaagtccccgggcccggatggaatgcatcccagggtactgaaagaaatggctgaggtaatagcagatgcgttaatagtaatttatcaaaattcgctggactctggggtagtgccggctgactggaaaacagctactgttacgctgctgtttaaaaaaggaagtagacaaaaggcgggtaactacaggccggttagcttaacgtccgtagttgggaagatgctagagtccattattaaagaggaaataacagagcacctgaataagaatggttcgatcaagcagacgcagcatggattcatgaagggaaagtcgtgtttgacgaatctactggacttttatgaagatgtcactagtgcggttgacagaggggaaccggtggatgtggtgtttttagatttccagaaggcgttcgataaggtgcctcacaaaaggttgctgcagaagattggggtacacggagttaggggtaaggtgttggcgtggattggggattggctatctaacaggaagcagagagttgggataaatgggtgcttttctggttggcaattggtgaccagtggcgtgccgcagggatcggtgctggggcctcaattgtttaccatttacatagatgatctggaggaggggactgaatctagggtattcaagtttgctgatgacacgaaggtgagtgggaaagcgaattgcgtggaggacgcggaaagtctgcagagagatttggataggctgagcgagtgggcgaggatctggcagatggaatataacgttagcaaatgtgaggttatccactttggaagaaataatagtaaattggaatattatttaaatggagaaaaattacatcgtgcgactgtgcagagggacctgggggtccttgtgcacgaatcgcaaaaactcagtctgcaggtgcagcaggtgatcaagaaggcgaatggaatgttggcctttatcgtgagggggatagaatataaaagcagggaggtcttgctgcaactgtacaaggcactggtgaggccgcaactggagtactgtgtgcagttttggtccccttatttgcaaaaggatatattggccttggagggaatgcagagaaggttcaccaggttgataccggagatgaggggtgtaacttatgaggagagattaaacagattgcgtctgtactctttggagtttagaaggatgaggggtgatcttatagagacatataagataatgaaggggctggatagggtagaggtggagagattctttccacttagaagggaaaccagaactagagggcacagcctcaaaataagggggggccggttcagaacagagttgagggggaacttcttctctcagagggtagtgaatctctggaattctctgccataagaccataagaccataagacataggagcggaagtaaggccattcggcccatcgagtccactccaccattcaatcatggttgatttcaactccatttacccgctctctccccatagcccttaattcctcgagaaatcaagaatttatcaatttctgtcttgaagacgctcaacgtctcggcctccacagccctctgtggcaatgaattccacagacccaccactctctggctgaagaaatttctcctcatctctgttctaaagtgactcccttttattctaaggctgtgcccccgcgtcctagtctcccctgttaatggaaacaacttccctacgtccatcctatctaagccgttcattatcttgtaagtttctatcagatctcccctcaacctcctaaactccaatgaatataatcccacgatcttcagacgttcatcgtatgtcaggcctaccattcctgggatcatccgtgtgaatctccgctggacccgctccagtgccagtatgtccttcctgaggtgtggggcccaaaattgctcacagtactccaaatggggcctaaccagtgctttataaagcctcagaagtacatccctgcttttgtattccaagcctcttgagataaatgacaacattacatttgctttcttaattacggactcaacctgcaagtttacctttagagaatcctggactaggactcccaagtccctttgcactttagcattatgaattttgtcaccgtttagaaaatagtccatgcctctattcttttttccaaagtgtacgacctcgcacttgcccacgttgaatttcatcagccacttcttggaccactctcctaaactgtctaaatctttctgcagcctccccacctcctcaatactacctgcccctccacctatctttgtatcatcggcaaacttggccagaatgctcccagtcccgtcatctagatcgtgattgaagtggtggaggcttcctcgttgaatatgtttaaatcacgggtagatagttttctgatcgataagggaattaggggatatggggagcaggcgggtaagtggaactgatttgcttcagatcagccatgatcttgttgaatggcggggcaggctcgaagggccagatggcctactcctgctcctatttcttatgttcttatctgctcagatgaggaggaacgcaacagacacctacagacgctgaaagacgccctcttaagaacaggatatggcgctcgactcatcgatcgacagttccgacgtgccacagcaaaaaacgcaccgacctcctcagaaggcaaacacggACCATggccgacagagtacccttcatcctccagtacttccccggagcagagaagctacgacatcttcttcggagccttcaacatgtcatcgatgaaaacgaatatcttgccaaggccatccccacacccctatacttgccttcaaacaactgcgcaaggtcaaacagaccattgtccgcagcaaactacccagccttcaggaaaacagtgaccacaacaccacacaaccctgccacagcaacctctgcaagatgtgccggatcatcaacacagatgccatcatctcacgtgagaacatcatacACAGGTACAAGGTACATACTCATGTgattcggccaacattgtctatctcatacactgcaggaaaggatgtcctgaggcatggtacattggggagagcatgcaaacgctacgacaatagatgaatgaacaccgctcgacaatcaccaggagtgttcccttcctgatggggaacacttcagcagtcaagggcattcagcctccaatcttcgggtaagcgttctccaaggcggctttcaagacacacgacagcgcagaattgccaagttccgcacacatgaggatggcctcaaccgggatcttgggttcatgtcacactacctgtgaaCCCGGCCATTTGGCCTCagcttgcaaaatcctattaactgtcctggcttgagacaattcacatctctaacctgtgcttaaccctctctccactcgcattgtctgtacttgtaaagacttgattatttgttaagacttgcattccaaccattatcttgtaattgagtctgtgtctatatatgccctgtttgtgaacccaactctccactcatctgatgaaggagcaatgctccgaaagcctgtgctatcaaataaacctgttggactttaatcttgtattgtgagacttcttacatcccagtccaacaccggcatctccacatcacttgtaAAAGGTTCGAGagtgagggggcacagatttatccagagagagagcgaaaagagGAGAGGGAGAATGGTCACCATGTCcatagagagagcgatagagagagaaaatgctCATCATGTCCAgaaaaaggggagagagagagacagagacagagactgaaattcactgtgttcagagagagagagagagagagagagagagaaaatggtcACCAAGTCCAggaatagatagagagagagaaaaagagaatagTCACcatgtccagagagagagaatggccaTCATCTTTAGAGAGAGAATTATGGTGGTGTGGATGCTGATTCCAGTTTGTCTCTGGTTCCGGACAACACCGTCCAGTCCACAGATCAGGATTTGCCGGAAGTCCTGGGTCACACTGACTTGTTTGAGAATTATTCTCATGTTTGATCATACCTT containing:
- the LOC144489479 gene encoding translocating chain-associated membrane protein 2-like, whose amino-acid sequence is MTLTLTVLVVGFGLSRVEYQTFDIEKGIFNTLPIRLCILATVCITQAWMMWRFINFQLRRWREFRAEQASRRKITGVMATRGRVIRREPGHHENGLIKSENGASPRARKTKSP